The following coding sequences are from one Pseudonocardia sp. HH130630-07 window:
- a CDS encoding ABC transporter ATP-binding protein → MSELASRPSVRSTPATTAIRLDGIGKTFVDARTGAPQTVLDDFSLTVSQGELVALVGASGTGKTTLLHVVAGLTTPDRGTVEVGHPRLGVVFQQPRLLDWLPVRQNVVLALEAAGLDPDAADAVLEAVGLTAYAGSYPSVLSGGQRQRVAVARAFAVEPDLVLLDEPFSALDELTARKLRLLLQELWMSRPRTGLLVTHNPLEAALLADRVIVLAGRPAGIAAEHRIERDRPRSAEDPYLFDLHTRIVAALA, encoded by the coding sequence GTGAGCGAGCTCGCGAGCCGACCATCGGTGCGGAGTACCCCCGCCACCACCGCGATCCGGCTCGACGGGATCGGCAAGACCTTCGTCGACGCCCGCACCGGTGCCCCGCAGACCGTCCTCGACGACTTCTCCCTCACCGTGTCGCAGGGTGAGCTGGTCGCGCTGGTCGGCGCCTCCGGGACCGGCAAGACGACCCTGCTGCACGTCGTCGCCGGGCTGACCACACCCGACCGCGGCACCGTCGAGGTCGGACACCCCCGGCTCGGTGTCGTGTTCCAGCAGCCCCGGCTGCTGGACTGGCTGCCGGTCCGGCAGAACGTCGTCCTGGCGCTGGAGGCGGCCGGGCTGGACCCGGACGCCGCCGACGCCGTGCTCGAGGCCGTCGGGCTGACCGCGTACGCCGGGTCGTACCCGAGCGTGCTGTCCGGCGGGCAGCGCCAGCGGGTCGCGGTGGCCAGGGCGTTCGCCGTCGAACCCGATCTCGTGCTGCTCGACGAGCCGTTCAGCGCCCTCGACGAGCTCACCGCCCGCAAGCTGCGGCTGCTGCTGCAGGAGCTGTGGATGAGCCGTCCGCGCACCGGGCTGCTCGTCACCCACAACCCCCTCGAGGCGGCGCTGCTCGCCGACCGCGTGATCGTCCTGGCCGGACGCCCGGCCGGGATCGCGGCGGAGCACCGGATCGAGCGGGACCGGCCGCGTTCGGCCGAGGACCCGTACCTGTTCGACCTGCACACCCGCATCGTCGCCGCGCTCGCGTGA
- a CDS encoding ABC transporter permease, with protein MSTGTESRTDAGGDTGTAPGPVAGAASDPAAPVRRRRVLRAVGPAALFVVLAAAGWQLMAVVVESVLVPGVGDIAGELAGIVVGGSFAQELGITVLRVALGFALAFVVAVATGIAMGRNAFVQRFGEPAVLLGLTIPGLVWALLCVIWFGVGLANPVIAVALSSAPALALTIYQGVRSVDPDLLEMAHVYRYSRTTRLRRLWLPALAPSLFAGARLGLSLGWKVIVLVEVFGMSSGVGYQLNNAFAEQNVAAVLAWTLLFAVVMAVLEYGVLQGLERRAGRWRKAVTV; from the coding sequence ATGAGCACCGGCACCGAGTCCCGCACGGACGCCGGCGGCGACACCGGAACGGCACCCGGCCCCGTCGCCGGCGCCGCGAGCGACCCGGCCGCGCCGGTGCGACGACGACGGGTGCTGCGGGCCGTGGGCCCGGCCGCGCTGTTCGTCGTCCTCGCGGCGGCGGGCTGGCAGCTCATGGCCGTCGTCGTCGAGTCGGTCCTGGTCCCGGGGGTCGGTGACATCGCCGGCGAGCTCGCCGGGATCGTCGTCGGCGGCTCGTTCGCCCAGGAGCTGGGCATCACCGTGCTGCGGGTCGCGCTCGGCTTCGCGCTGGCCTTCGTCGTCGCCGTCGCGACCGGGATCGCCATGGGGCGCAACGCGTTCGTCCAGCGGTTCGGGGAGCCCGCCGTGCTGCTGGGGCTGACCATCCCCGGCCTGGTGTGGGCATTGCTGTGCGTCATCTGGTTCGGCGTCGGACTGGCGAACCCGGTGATCGCGGTCGCGCTGTCCTCGGCGCCCGCGCTGGCGCTGACGATCTACCAGGGCGTGCGCTCGGTCGACCCGGACCTGCTGGAGATGGCGCACGTCTACCGGTACTCCCGCACCACGCGGCTGCGCAGGCTCTGGCTGCCCGCGCTGGCGCCGTCGCTGTTCGCCGGGGCCCGCCTCGGCCTGTCCCTGGGCTGGAAGGTGATCGTGCTCGTGGAGGTCTTCGGCATGTCGTCGGGGGTGGGTTACCAGCTCAACAACGCCTTCGCCGAGCAGAACGTCGCCGCCGTCCTCGCCTGGACGCTGCTGTTCGCCGTCGTCATGGCGGTGCTGGAGTACGGCGTCCTGCAGGGGCTCGAACGCCGTGCCGGCCGCTGGCGGAAGGCGGTGACGGTGTGA
- a CDS encoding ABC transporter substrate-binding protein gives MPARPLTTDRRTVLRAALFGAGGLAAGPLLAACGGGGATGRVSARVEDSGGGTASSVIRPIAEQNGFLADLDFSYVAGTGPGDVQNKLLSGALDAASFGPLGAVVAAGAGSDVVLFSPNLNNHVRWLVPENSPYRTPADLRGKRIAIPPNNSDAFRSTQLAAAVNGTDLDAEYELFPGAVLAGLALFDRGDVDAIVTIEPNATRLVGRGARQIATVGELWAQGTGEDPDSLILNGQGTLRSFLDGDPAAARAIADVRLRVHEVIRERPAVLAELHESYGIPAEERAAIALLPERLREVYPLEWGAPAFANLQRQLEVARQVGIVQNVPVPGPWTELGAA, from the coding sequence ATGCCCGCACGCCCCCTGACCACCGACCGGCGCACCGTCCTGCGCGCCGCCCTGTTCGGAGCCGGCGGCCTGGCCGCCGGCCCGCTGCTCGCCGCCTGCGGTGGCGGCGGGGCCACCGGGCGGGTGAGCGCCCGGGTCGAGGACTCCGGCGGCGGCACCGCCAGCTCGGTGATCCGCCCGATCGCCGAGCAGAACGGCTTCCTCGCCGACCTCGACTTCTCCTACGTCGCGGGGACCGGCCCCGGCGACGTGCAGAACAAGCTGCTCTCCGGTGCGCTCGACGCCGCCAGCTTCGGCCCGCTCGGCGCGGTGGTCGCCGCCGGGGCCGGCTCCGACGTCGTGCTGTTCTCGCCGAACCTCAACAACCACGTCCGCTGGCTGGTGCCGGAGAACAGCCCCTACCGCACCCCGGCGGACCTGCGGGGCAAGCGGATCGCGATCCCGCCGAACAACAGCGACGCGTTCCGGTCCACCCAGCTGGCCGCGGCCGTGAACGGCACCGACCTGGACGCCGAGTACGAGCTGTTCCCGGGTGCGGTGCTGGCCGGTCTGGCCCTGTTCGACCGCGGCGACGTCGACGCCATCGTCACCATCGAGCCCAACGCGACCCGGCTGGTCGGCCGCGGTGCCCGGCAGATCGCCACCGTCGGCGAGCTGTGGGCGCAGGGGACCGGCGAGGACCCGGACTCGCTGATCCTCAACGGACAGGGGACCCTGCGGTCCTTCCTGGACGGCGACCCGGCTGCCGCCCGCGCGATCGCCGACGTGCGGCTCCGCGTGCACGAGGTGATCCGGGAGCGTCCGGCGGTGCTCGCCGAGCTGCACGAGTCCTACGGGATCCCGGCCGAGGAGCGCGCGGCGATCGCGTTGCTGCCCGAGCGGCTGCGCGAGGTCTACCCGCTCGAGTGGGGGGCGCCGGCGTTCGCGAACCTGCAGCGCCAGCTCGAGGTCGCCCGGCAGGTGGGCATCGTGCAGAACGTGCCCGTGCCGGGCCCGTGGACCGAGCTGGGGGCGGCATGA